The following coding sequences lie in one Thermomicrobium sp. 4228-Ro genomic window:
- a CDS encoding diacylglycerol/lipid kinase family protein, which yields MRAHPSLALIANAGAGRVRASTVERIARVLARRFAVTVEIGRSPEEIYALARRSAGRADLVVAFGGDGTASRVAAAVAGSGSSFSVLPGGSTNHVVQLLGLPADPIRAAHALTGPVRYRRLDVGRISADRVLLFLGGVGIDAEIVADASPGVKRFFAWRSYLIPGLRHLGDGPWSFTIEIDGARHEVTARTVLVANGSFLVHPYFRLGPDIDPSDGSLDVLALTPGSLAGWVEVFTWAALGRLWRARSVRRWRGQQVSITPCGRAPVEVDGDPYPDLSALSVTIEPAALTAVVPAFSRGVGEERANRYG from the coding sequence ATGAGAGCGCACCCGTCACTCGCCTTGATCGCGAATGCCGGTGCCGGACGCGTGCGCGCCAGCACTGTCGAACGTATTGCACGAGTCCTCGCGCGCCGGTTCGCCGTCACCGTCGAGATCGGGCGGTCGCCGGAGGAGATATACGCACTGGCTCGCCGCTCGGCTGGACGTGCCGACCTCGTCGTCGCGTTCGGTGGTGACGGGACAGCCAGTCGCGTTGCCGCTGCGGTTGCCGGTTCCGGTTCGTCTTTCAGTGTCCTGCCCGGTGGTTCGACGAACCATGTGGTACAGCTGCTCGGCTTGCCGGCCGATCCGATCCGAGCAGCGCATGCGCTGACCGGTCCCGTGCGCTACCGCCGGCTGGATGTGGGGCGGATTTCCGCAGATCGCGTCCTGCTCTTTCTCGGTGGAGTCGGTATCGATGCGGAGATCGTGGCGGACGCTTCGCCAGGCGTCAAGCGCTTCTTCGCCTGGCGGAGCTACCTGATCCCTGGTCTTCGCCATCTCGGTGACGGGCCCTGGTCGTTCACGATCGAGATCGACGGCGCACGTCATGAAGTCACGGCTCGTACCGTGCTGGTCGCCAACGGCTCGTTCCTGGTCCATCCGTATTTCCGGCTCGGCCCTGACATCGATCCCAGCGATGGGTCTCTCGATGTCCTCGCGTTGACACCGGGAAGTCTCGCGGGTTGGGTCGAGGTCTTCACGTGGGCCGCACTCGGCCGTCTCTGGCGCGCGCGATCGGTGCGCCGCTGGCGTGGCCAGCAGGTGTCGATCACCCCATGCGGACGAGCGCCGGTCGAAGTCGACGGGGACCCCTACCCTGACCTGTCAGCGTTGTCTGTCACGATCGAACCGGCTGCCTTGACGGCTGTCG
- a CDS encoding Vms1/Ankzf1 family peptidyl-tRNA hydrolase: MEITRRDVEGLGALRSDEWPIISLYLRIDKEHITDDHYSIRLKNLLRDLDRAKEQLGLTRPQSQAVDEDVERIRAFFRDHGDEFGQGVALFASSRAGIWQVFHVPREVGNEVDLDFRPVIGRLVRVVEMFEPVCTCLISRDRARIFRGHLVNFQEVAVRLDEEVPGQHGQGGWSQARFARHIEDHVRQHFQRVGQVLFELFEQDPFRFLVVAGPDEVVADFVDGLHPYLHERYVGSFNCLMEANAKQVLEETRRIVAAWQRQEKQRYVELVLAEALSQDMAVVGLDRVVEVVQMQNVNALVVDDQLRAPGRYCLRCGALQPIGSEATECAFCSGPVRQRENIVPEVYAEAYRQNANLVFITEPELRAQLEPYGGIGAILRYRIGAPATA; the protein is encoded by the coding sequence GTGGAGATCACACGACGTGACGTCGAGGGGCTCGGGGCGCTGCGCAGCGACGAGTGGCCGATCATCAGCCTTTATCTGCGCATCGACAAGGAACACATCACTGACGATCACTATTCGATCCGCTTGAAGAATTTGCTTCGCGATCTGGACCGGGCAAAAGAGCAACTCGGTCTGACGCGCCCGCAGAGCCAGGCGGTCGACGAGGACGTCGAGCGGATCCGTGCGTTCTTCCGCGATCACGGTGACGAGTTCGGGCAAGGAGTGGCGCTTTTCGCCAGTAGCCGGGCTGGCATCTGGCAGGTCTTTCACGTGCCGCGCGAAGTGGGGAACGAAGTCGATCTCGATTTTCGACCGGTCATCGGCCGGCTCGTGCGGGTAGTCGAGATGTTCGAACCGGTCTGTACGTGCTTGATCTCCCGCGATCGTGCACGCATCTTCCGTGGGCATCTCGTGAATTTCCAAGAAGTAGCGGTTCGCCTGGACGAAGAGGTACCAGGCCAGCATGGGCAGGGAGGCTGGTCGCAAGCACGTTTCGCGCGCCACATCGAAGACCATGTTCGCCAGCATTTCCAGCGGGTCGGGCAAGTGCTGTTCGAGCTCTTCGAACAAGATCCCTTCCGATTCCTCGTCGTTGCTGGGCCGGATGAAGTGGTGGCCGATTTCGTGGATGGCTTGCACCCGTACCTTCACGAGCGCTACGTCGGCTCCTTCAACTGCTTGATGGAAGCGAACGCCAAGCAAGTGCTGGAAGAGACGCGACGCATCGTCGCTGCGTGGCAGCGGCAGGAAAAGCAGCGCTACGTCGAACTCGTCCTGGCCGAAGCGCTGAGCCAGGATATGGCCGTCGTCGGTCTCGACCGTGTCGTCGAAGTGGTGCAGATGCAGAACGTGAACGCACTCGTCGTCGACGATCAGTTGCGTGCGCCGGGGCGATACTGCCTCCGTTGTGGAGCGCTGCAGCCGATCGGGAGCGAGGCAACCGAGTGCGCGTTCTGCAGCGGCCCGGTGCGCCAGCGCGAGAACATCGTTCCGGAAGTCTATGCCGAGGCGTACCGGCAGAACGCGAATCTCGTCTTCATCACCGAGCCAGAACTGCGAGCGCAGCTCGAACCGTACGGTGGCATCGGCGCGATCCTCCGTTACCGCATCGGAGCACCGGCGACAGCATGA